From one Streptomyces mobaraensis genomic stretch:
- a CDS encoding ABC transporter substrate-binding protein: protein MATHRTSRRTAAGAALVVAALVGVTACGGGGSKDDKGGGGGGKGPGFNAGVEKVASPSDKKGGELKFIATQESDSWDPQRMYYGFAWDFARYYVRTLVTSKPAPGHGSAELVPDLATDLGKVSDDKKTYTFTLKDGVTWEDGRPITAQDIKYGIERTWAQDKISGGPTWLMQVLDPEKKYKGPYKDDSKDKLGLSAIETPNAKTITFKLAKPNGDFLQMLALPAAGPVPQDKDTAEKYNLRPFSSGPYKFESYSPNKSMVLVRNDKWNKDSDAVRKALPDKISVKFTTNADAMDSDLIAGNYDVDLNATGMGSAGRQKALQTAKGNLDNPRTGFIRYAAFPKSVAPFDNVHCRKAVIYGADHTSLQTARGGPQAGGDIGLNMIPPAVTGHDGSYDPYNLKQGAPDPAKAREELKACGKPDGFKTTIAVRNNKPQEIATAESLQASLKKIGIETQIDQYDGAQSSTVVGAPANVKNKNYGIIVFGWGADFPSGQGYLQPIVDGRFILDTANQNYPELNDPEINKLMDQAIAESDPQKAGKIYQEANKKVMEGAWYLPFTYEKNIIWRSSRLTNVYTTDAFNGRYDYQALGVVK, encoded by the coding sequence TTGGCAACACACAGGACATCGAGGAGAACGGCCGCGGGCGCGGCACTGGTGGTCGCGGCCCTCGTCGGGGTCACCGCCTGCGGTGGCGGCGGAAGCAAGGACGACAAGGGCGGCGGGGGCGGCGGCAAGGGCCCCGGCTTCAACGCGGGCGTCGAGAAGGTCGCCAGCCCGTCCGACAAGAAGGGCGGCGAGCTGAAGTTCATCGCCACCCAGGAGTCCGACTCCTGGGACCCGCAGCGCATGTACTACGGCTTCGCCTGGGACTTCGCCCGCTACTACGTCCGCACCCTCGTCACCTCCAAGCCCGCGCCGGGCCACGGGAGCGCCGAGCTGGTGCCGGACCTGGCCACCGACCTGGGCAAGGTCTCGGACGACAAGAAGACCTACACGTTCACCCTGAAGGACGGGGTCACCTGGGAGGACGGCCGGCCGATCACCGCCCAGGACATCAAGTACGGCATCGAGCGCACCTGGGCGCAGGACAAGATCTCCGGCGGCCCCACCTGGCTGATGCAGGTCCTGGACCCGGAGAAGAAGTACAAGGGCCCCTACAAGGACGACAGCAAGGACAAGCTGGGCCTGTCCGCGATCGAGACGCCGAACGCCAAGACCATCACCTTCAAACTGGCCAAGCCCAACGGCGACTTCCTCCAGATGCTGGCGCTGCCCGCCGCCGGCCCGGTGCCGCAGGACAAGGACACCGCGGAGAAGTACAACCTCCGGCCGTTCTCCAGCGGCCCGTACAAGTTCGAGTCGTACAGCCCCAACAAGAGCATGGTCCTCGTCCGCAACGACAAGTGGAACAAGGACTCCGACGCGGTCCGCAAGGCGCTGCCGGACAAGATCTCGGTCAAGTTCACCACCAACGCGGACGCGATGGACAGCGACCTGATCGCGGGCAACTACGACGTCGACCTCAATGCCACCGGCATGGGCTCGGCCGGCCGTCAGAAGGCGCTCCAGACCGCCAAGGGCAACCTGGACAACCCGCGGACCGGCTTCATCCGGTACGCGGCCTTTCCCAAGTCCGTCGCGCCGTTCGACAACGTGCACTGCCGCAAGGCGGTCATCTACGGCGCCGACCACACCTCCCTCCAGACCGCCCGCGGCGGCCCCCAGGCGGGCGGTGACATCGGCCTCAACATGATCCCGCCGGCCGTCACCGGGCACGACGGGTCCTACGACCCGTACAACCTCAAGCAGGGCGCGCCCGACCCGGCCAAGGCGAGGGAGGAGCTGAAGGCCTGCGGCAAGCCCGACGGCTTCAAGACCACCATCGCGGTCCGGAACAACAAGCCGCAGGAGATCGCCACGGCCGAGTCGCTTCAGGCGTCGCTGAAGAAGATCGGCATCGAGACGCAGATCGACCAGTACGACGGCGCCCAGTCGTCGACCGTCGTCGGCGCCCCGGCGAACGTCAAGAACAAGAACTACGGGATCATCGTCTTCGGCTGGGGCGCGGACTTCCCCAGCGGCCAGGGCTACCTCCAGCCCATCGTGGACGGCCGGTTCATCCTCGACACCGCCAACCAGAACTACCCCGAGCTCAACGACCCCGAGATCAACAAGCTGATGGACCAGGCCATCGCGGAGAGCGACCCGCAGAAGGCGGGGAAGATCTACCAGGAGGCCAACAAGAAGGTCATGGAGGGCGCCTGGTACCTGCCCTTCACCTACGAGAAGAACATCATCTGGCGTAGCTCCCGGCTGACCAACGTCTACACGACGGACGCCTTCAACGGCCGGTACGACTACCAGGCCCTGGGCGTCGTCAAGTGA
- a CDS encoding ABC transporter permease encodes MFAYIVRRLFAVIVMLLVVTLVTFFIFFTIPKLTGADPAAMYVGKQADPETIEGIRQKLGLSDPVLVQFWHFVSGIFAGRDYTGGGTTDHCPAPCFGYSFRTEQAVWPVLTDRLPPTLSLAGGACVIWLLLGVTAGVVSALKRGTKIDRGAMMTALAGVSLPIYFTALLLLALFKYKLGWTSSEYVDFADDPAGWFGGLILPWVALAFLYAAMYARLTRATMMEVLGEDYIRTARAKGLTERVVIGKHAMRSTMTPIATILGMDLGALVGSAILTESAFNLPGLGQAAVTAINNRDLPIILGVVLIAATAVVIANLVVDLLYAVIDPRVRLS; translated from the coding sequence GTGTTCGCTTACATCGTCAGGCGACTGTTCGCCGTCATCGTGATGCTGCTCGTGGTCACGCTGGTGACCTTCTTCATCTTCTTCACCATCCCCAAGCTCACCGGGGCCGATCCCGCCGCCATGTACGTCGGCAAGCAGGCGGACCCGGAGACGATCGAGGGCATCCGGCAGAAGCTCGGGCTCAGCGACCCGGTCCTGGTCCAGTTCTGGCACTTCGTCTCCGGCATCTTCGCCGGCCGCGACTACACCGGGGGCGGCACCACCGACCACTGCCCGGCCCCCTGCTTCGGCTACTCCTTCCGCACCGAGCAGGCCGTCTGGCCGGTCCTCACCGACCGGCTGCCCCCGACCCTCTCGCTCGCCGGCGGCGCCTGCGTCATCTGGCTGCTGCTCGGAGTCACCGCCGGGGTGGTCTCCGCCCTCAAGCGCGGTACGAAGATCGACCGCGGTGCCATGATGACGGCCCTGGCCGGCGTCTCGCTGCCGATCTACTTCACCGCCCTGCTGCTGCTCGCCCTGTTCAAGTACAAGCTCGGCTGGACCTCGTCCGAGTACGTGGACTTCGCCGACGATCCGGCCGGCTGGTTCGGCGGGCTGATCCTGCCCTGGGTCGCCCTCGCCTTCCTCTACGCGGCCATGTACGCCCGGCTCACCCGCGCCACCATGATGGAAGTGCTCGGCGAGGACTACATCCGCACCGCCCGCGCCAAGGGGCTCACCGAACGCGTCGTGATCGGCAAGCACGCCATGCGTTCCACCATGACCCCCATCGCCACCATCCTCGGCATGGACCTCGGCGCCCTGGTCGGCAGCGCGATCCTCACCGAGAGCGCCTTCAACCTGCCCGGCCTCGGCCAGGCCGCGGTCACCGCCATCAACAACCGCGACCTGCCGATCATCCTCGGCGTGGTGCTCATCGCCGCCACCGCCGTCGTCATCGCCAACCTCGTGGTGGACCTGCTCTACGCCGTGATCGACCCCCGTGTGAGGCTCTCATGA
- a CDS encoding enhanced serine sensitivity protein SseB — protein sequence MSGPELHGTERVRGEAPSWPANELEETLAACAGVPGTGERVVEVLGRSEVWIPLPKGGGPDSPDLDLPTVELGGAAFVPVFSSEEQFRRVIGDHMAYAVAPAVEFARGLPPQVGLVVNFEGTVAVPLPPAAVAELCRAGRLRLEGEPTGGRVRLHEPDWQDEPTAFLAAAGLEFTAARAVRTARRALASVEGGPPELFVGVELDLPDDDSRAAAVDALGRALGSAPVPWPVRTVFLDVTRDPVADWMRDRVAPFYDRDR from the coding sequence ATGAGCGGCCCCGAGCTGCACGGCACCGAGCGGGTCCGGGGCGAGGCCCCCAGCTGGCCCGCCAACGAACTGGAGGAGACCCTCGCCGCCTGCGCGGGCGTCCCCGGCACCGGCGAGCGCGTCGTCGAGGTGCTCGGCCGCAGCGAGGTCTGGATACCCCTGCCCAAGGGCGGCGGCCCCGACAGCCCCGACCTCGACCTGCCCACCGTCGAGCTCGGCGGCGCCGCGTTCGTGCCGGTGTTCAGCTCCGAGGAGCAGTTCCGCCGCGTCATCGGCGACCACATGGCCTACGCGGTCGCCCCCGCCGTGGAGTTCGCCCGCGGCCTGCCCCCGCAGGTCGGCCTGGTCGTCAACTTCGAGGGCACGGTCGCCGTGCCGCTGCCGCCCGCCGCCGTCGCCGAGCTCTGCCGGGCGGGGCGGCTGCGGCTGGAGGGCGAGCCCACCGGCGGCCGGGTGCGCCTGCACGAGCCCGACTGGCAGGACGAGCCCACGGCCTTCCTCGCCGCCGCGGGACTGGAGTTCACCGCCGCCCGCGCCGTGCGCACCGCCCGCCGTGCCCTGGCCAGTGTGGAGGGCGGGCCGCCGGAGCTGTTCGTCGGCGTGGAGCTCGACCTCCCCGACGACGACAGCCGCGCCGCCGCCGTGGACGCGCTGGGCCGCGCCCTGGGCTCGGCTCCCGTCCCCTGGCCGGTCCGCACGGTCTTCCTGGACGTCACCCGCGACCCGGTCGCCGACTGGATGCGGGACCGCGTCGCACCGTTCTACGACCGTGACCGGTGA
- a CDS encoding AAA family ATPase, translating into MADEDGGAVRTGVQRGAADAARATRTAGTAGARVRDLRGAARPSAELGCRAGDLLVVSGLPGAGKSTLIRRVVPALDGRGDPVRSVDSQDSRARLERRLRGLPVRLPYGAYRPLARLVHYAHLWRALRSGASLVVHDCGQRGWVRRLLAREARRRGTALHVLLLAVEPGTALAGQRARGRTVSRAAFGRHRRAMERLIAAAEAGRPPAGAAGVFLLDRPAAAALRTITFAGRGAGGVPAPGAPAAPSAPAAPFASGALSTPAAPAAPSSSGPSTAPAASTAPTVPAARRPPRPPAVPLPPPDGEPAVKVRVRARRDRGENG; encoded by the coding sequence GTGGCGGACGAGGACGGGGGAGCGGTGCGAACGGGCGTCCAGAGGGGGGCGGCGGATGCCGCGCGGGCGACACGGACGGCGGGGACCGCCGGGGCGCGGGTGCGCGACCTGCGCGGGGCCGCGCGGCCCAGCGCGGAGCTGGGCTGCCGCGCCGGGGACCTGCTGGTCGTCTCCGGCCTGCCCGGCGCCGGGAAGTCCACCCTGATCCGGCGGGTCGTGCCCGCCCTCGACGGCCGGGGCGACCCCGTCCGCAGCGTCGACTCGCAGGACTCCCGGGCCCGCCTGGAGCGCCGGTTGCGCGGGCTGCCCGTACGGCTTCCGTACGGCGCCTACCGCCCCCTCGCGCGCCTCGTGCACTACGCGCACCTGTGGCGCGCCCTGCGCTCCGGCGCGAGCCTCGTCGTGCACGACTGCGGGCAGCGCGGCTGGGTCCGCCGGCTGCTGGCCCGCGAGGCGCGGCGGCGCGGCACCGCGCTGCACGTCCTGCTGCTCGCCGTCGAGCCCGGGACCGCGCTCGCCGGGCAGCGGGCCCGGGGGCGGACGGTCTCCCGGGCCGCGTTCGGGCGCCACCGCCGCGCCATGGAGCGGCTGATCGCGGCGGCGGAAGCGGGCCGGCCGCCGGCGGGCGCGGCGGGCGTCTTCCTGCTCGACCGCCCGGCCGCGGCGGCGCTGCGGACGATCACCTTCGCGGGGCGGGGTGCGGGGGGAGTGCCCGCGCCGGGAGCGCCGGCCGCCCCTTCTGCCCCCGCCGCCCCCTTCGCGTCGGGAGCACTCTCCACTCCTGCCGCCCCTGCCGCCCCTTCCTCTTCGGGACCGTCCACCGCCCCCGCCGCCTCCACCGCCCCCACCGTCCCCGCCGCGCGCCGGCCGCCCCGCCCGCCCGCCGTCCCCCTCCCGCCCCCTGACGGAGAGCCGGCCGTTAAGGTGCGGGTGCGAGCGCGACGAGACCGTGGGGAGAACGGATGA
- the gcvT gene encoding glycine cleavage system aminomethyltransferase GcvT, which produces MSAAETSQPSETAAPRRTALDALHRALGATMTDFAGWDMPLRYGSERDEHVAVRTRAGLFDLSHMGEITLTGPQAGQALDHALVGNLSALKPGRARYTMICDERGGILDDLIVYRLADEEYMVVANASNAQVVLDALTERAAGFGTEVRDDRENYALLAVQGPASPAILKSVTDADLDGLKYYAGLPGTVAGVPALIARTGYTGEDGFELFVAPADAEKLWQALTEAGADAGLVPCGLSCRDTLRLEAGMPLYGHELTTATTPFDAGLGRVVKFDKPGDFVGRAALEAAAERAADAPPRTLVGLVATGRRVPRAGYPVVDAASGAVIGEVTSGAPSPTLGKPIAIAYVDAAHAAPGTAGVAVDIRGSHEPYEVVALPFYKRER; this is translated from the coding sequence ATGTCTGCCGCAGAGACCTCACAGCCCTCAGAGACCGCCGCCCCGCGTCGTACCGCGCTCGACGCGCTGCACCGCGCCCTGGGCGCGACGATGACCGACTTCGCCGGCTGGGACATGCCCCTCCGCTACGGGAGCGAGCGCGACGAGCACGTGGCCGTCCGCACCCGCGCCGGTCTGTTCGACCTCTCCCACATGGGCGAGATCACCCTTACGGGTCCGCAGGCCGGCCAGGCCCTGGACCACGCCCTGGTGGGCAACCTCTCCGCGTTGAAGCCGGGCCGCGCCCGCTACACGATGATCTGCGACGAGCGCGGCGGCATCCTGGACGACCTGATCGTCTACCGGCTGGCGGACGAGGAGTACATGGTCGTCGCCAACGCCTCCAACGCCCAGGTGGTGCTGGACGCGCTCACCGAGCGGGCCGCCGGCTTCGGGACCGAGGTGCGGGACGACCGCGAGAACTACGCGCTGCTCGCCGTCCAGGGCCCGGCCTCCCCCGCCATCCTCAAGTCGGTCACCGACGCCGACCTCGACGGCCTCAAGTACTACGCGGGCCTGCCCGGCACGGTCGCCGGCGTCCCGGCGCTGATCGCCCGCACCGGCTACACCGGCGAGGACGGCTTCGAGCTGTTCGTCGCCCCCGCCGACGCGGAGAAGCTGTGGCAGGCGCTCACCGAGGCGGGCGCGGACGCCGGCCTGGTGCCCTGCGGCCTGTCCTGCCGGGACACGCTGCGTCTGGAGGCGGGCATGCCGCTGTACGGGCACGAGCTGACGACGGCGACCACGCCGTTCGACGCCGGGCTCGGCCGCGTCGTCAAGTTCGACAAGCCCGGCGACTTCGTGGGGCGCGCGGCGCTGGAGGCCGCCGCCGAGCGCGCCGCCGACGCCCCGCCGCGCACGCTGGTGGGCCTGGTGGCGACCGGGCGGCGGGTGCCGCGGGCCGGTTACCCGGTGGTGGACGCCGCCTCCGGCGCGGTCATCGGCGAGGTCACCTCGGGTGCGCCCTCCCCCACGCTCGGCAAGCCGATCGCCATCGCCTACGTGGACGCGGCCCACGCCGCGCCCGGCACGGCCGGGGTCGCGGTGGACATCCGCGGCAGCCACGAGCCGTACGAGGTCGTCGCCCTGCCGTTCTACAAGCGGGAGCGCTGA
- a CDS encoding ABC transporter permease, protein MTAPLPETSATGTATVVADAEIPVPGTTIEGRSPWRIAWTRLKRDKLALAGGIVVLLLILVAIFAPLIVDLLGHPPNEYHEDQIDPLFGTPKGSWGGINGDFLFGVEPVNGRDVFSRVVYGARVSLLVAFLAAVVAVVIGTVLGIIAGYFGGWVDTVVSRVMDALLAFPQLLFIIALISVVPNELWGLTGSGVRMAVLIAVIGFFGWPYVGRIVRGQTLSLREREYVEAARSLGAGRTYILFRELLPNLVAPITVYATLMIPTNVLTEAALSFLGAGVKPPTSSWGQMLSKAVNTYEGDPMFMVIPGLAIFVTVLAFNLFGDGVRDALDPKGSR, encoded by the coding sequence ATGACGGCACCACTCCCCGAGACGAGCGCGACCGGGACCGCGACCGTCGTCGCCGACGCGGAAATCCCGGTCCCGGGCACGACGATCGAGGGCCGCTCCCCGTGGCGCATCGCCTGGACGCGGCTCAAGCGCGACAAACTCGCCCTCGCCGGCGGGATCGTGGTCCTGCTGCTCATCCTGGTCGCGATCTTCGCCCCGCTGATCGTGGACCTGCTGGGCCACCCGCCGAACGAGTACCACGAGGACCAGATCGACCCCCTCTTCGGCACCCCGAAGGGCTCGTGGGGCGGCATCAACGGGGACTTCCTGTTCGGCGTCGAGCCGGTCAACGGCCGGGACGTCTTCAGCCGCGTCGTCTACGGCGCCCGGGTCTCCCTCCTCGTCGCCTTCCTCGCGGCCGTGGTCGCCGTGGTGATCGGCACCGTCCTGGGCATCATCGCCGGCTATTTCGGCGGCTGGGTGGACACCGTGGTGAGCCGGGTCATGGACGCCCTGCTGGCCTTCCCGCAGCTGCTCTTCATCATCGCGCTGATCTCCGTCGTCCCCAACGAGCTCTGGGGGCTGACCGGTTCGGGCGTCCGGATGGCCGTCCTCATCGCGGTGATCGGCTTCTTCGGCTGGCCCTACGTGGGACGCATCGTGCGCGGGCAGACGCTCTCGCTGAGAGAGCGCGAGTACGTCGAGGCGGCGCGCAGCCTGGGCGCCGGCCGGACGTACATCCTCTTCCGCGAGCTGCTGCCCAACCTGGTCGCGCCGATCACCGTCTACGCCACGCTGATGATCCCGACCAACGTCCTCACCGAGGCCGCGCTCAGCTTCCTCGGCGCCGGCGTCAAGCCGCCCACGTCGTCCTGGGGGCAGATGCTCTCCAAGGCCGTCAACACCTACGAGGGCGACCCGATGTTCATGGTGATCCCGGGCCTCGCCATCTTCGTCACCGTGCTGGCGTTCAACCTCTTCGGGGACGGCGTCCGGGACGCCCTGGACCCCAAGGGCTCGCGCTAG
- a CDS encoding enhanced serine sensitivity protein SseB C-terminal domain-containing protein, producing MSAGAESGVEQVLRQVAPGRYDVYESLLHAVADGRLWMLLWHGRPGSPDAQYGNMEVDGLGYAPCVTSERELDASGWNRAHEVVTGRSLASSLYPGRWGLWLNPHAPGGGVGIPWLDLRRIAGGLDRLPAGPLQISEPTVDIARFYALLAQHAQRTPAVRALRRAWVQPAIGAAYLAIGLDLYDTSPPAVESVRAMMQQVVAVVPEGLPVSTVAMSDEFDPVALWMRAHARPFYGHAAPAPSGAPAPAPAPGYGYPH from the coding sequence GTGAGCGCGGGCGCGGAGAGCGGCGTGGAGCAGGTGCTGCGCCAAGTGGCGCCCGGGCGGTACGACGTCTACGAGTCGCTGCTGCACGCCGTCGCCGACGGCCGGCTGTGGATGCTGCTCTGGCACGGCCGGCCCGGCTCGCCCGACGCCCAGTACGGGAACATGGAGGTCGACGGCCTCGGCTACGCCCCCTGCGTCACCTCCGAGCGCGAGCTCGACGCCAGCGGCTGGAACCGCGCCCACGAGGTCGTCACCGGCCGCTCCCTCGCCTCCTCGCTCTACCCCGGCCGCTGGGGCCTGTGGCTCAACCCGCACGCCCCGGGCGGCGGCGTCGGCATCCCCTGGCTCGACCTGCGCCGCATCGCCGGCGGCCTGGACCGGCTGCCCGCGGGCCCCCTCCAGATCTCCGAACCCACCGTCGACATCGCCCGGTTCTACGCCCTGCTCGCCCAGCACGCCCAGCGCACGCCCGCCGTCCGGGCGCTGCGCCGCGCCTGGGTCCAGCCGGCGATCGGTGCCGCGTATCTGGCGATCGGCCTCGACCTGTACGACACCTCGCCGCCCGCCGTGGAGTCCGTCCGGGCGATGATGCAGCAGGTGGTGGCCGTGGTGCCAGAGGGGCTGCCGGTGTCCACGGTGGCGATGTCGGACGAGTTCGACCCGGTGGCCCTGTGGATGCGCGCCCACGCCCGCCCGTTCTACGGCCACGCGGCCCCCGCCCCGAGCGGCGCACCGGCACCGGCACCGGCGCCGGGGTACGGATACCCGCACTGA
- the glyA gene encoding serine hydroxymethyltransferase, translating into MSLLNSSLHELDPDVAAAVDAELHRQQSTLEMIASENFAPVAVMEAQGSVLTNKYAEGYPGRRYYGGCEHVDVVEQIAIDRIKALFGAEAANVQPHSGAQANAAAMFALLKPGDTILGLNLAHGGHLTHGMKINFSGKLYNVVAYHVDEQTNLVDMEEVERLAKEHRPKLIVAGWSAYPRQLDFAAFRRIADEVGAYLMVDMAHFAGLVAAGLHPSPVPHAHVVTTTTHKTLGGPRGGVILSTAELAKKINSAVFPGQQGGPLEHVIAAKAVSFKVAASEEFKERQQRTLEGAKILAERLVQDDVKEHGVSVLSGGTDVHLVLVDLRNSQLDGQQAEDRLHEVGITVNRNAIPNDPRPPMVTSGLRIGTPALATRGFTTEDFREVADVIAEALKPEYDAPALRARVTALADKHPLYPGLK; encoded by the coding sequence ATGTCGCTTCTGAACAGCTCCCTCCATGAGCTCGACCCCGACGTCGCCGCCGCTGTCGACGCCGAACTCCACCGTCAGCAGTCCACGCTGGAAATGATCGCCTCGGAGAACTTCGCTCCGGTCGCGGTCATGGAGGCCCAGGGCTCGGTCCTCACCAACAAGTACGCCGAGGGCTACCCGGGCCGCCGCTACTACGGCGGCTGCGAGCACGTCGACGTCGTCGAGCAGATCGCCATCGACCGGATCAAGGCGCTGTTCGGCGCCGAGGCCGCCAACGTGCAGCCGCACTCGGGCGCCCAGGCCAACGCCGCGGCGATGTTCGCGCTGCTCAAGCCGGGCGACACCATCCTGGGTCTGAACCTCGCCCACGGCGGGCACCTGACCCACGGCATGAAGATCAACTTCTCGGGCAAGCTCTACAACGTGGTCGCCTACCACGTCGACGAGCAGACCAACCTGGTCGACATGGAGGAGGTCGAGCGCCTCGCCAAGGAGCACCGCCCCAAGCTGATCGTCGCCGGCTGGTCCGCCTACCCGCGCCAGCTGGACTTCGCGGCGTTCCGCCGGATCGCGGACGAGGTCGGCGCGTACCTGATGGTCGACATGGCCCACTTCGCGGGCCTGGTCGCCGCCGGGCTGCACCCCTCCCCGGTGCCGCACGCGCACGTCGTGACCACCACCACGCACAAGACCCTCGGCGGTCCGCGCGGCGGTGTGATCCTCTCCACGGCCGAGCTCGCCAAGAAGATCAACTCGGCGGTCTTCCCCGGCCAGCAGGGCGGCCCGCTGGAGCACGTGATCGCGGCCAAGGCGGTCTCCTTCAAGGTCGCGGCCAGCGAGGAGTTCAAGGAGCGCCAGCAGCGCACGCTGGAGGGCGCGAAGATCCTGGCCGAGCGCCTGGTCCAGGACGACGTCAAGGAGCACGGCGTCTCCGTCCTGTCCGGCGGCACGGACGTGCACCTGGTCCTCGTCGACCTGCGCAACTCCCAGCTGGACGGCCAGCAGGCCGAGGACCGCCTCCACGAGGTCGGCATCACGGTCAACCGCAACGCCATCCCGAACGACCCGCGCCCCCCGATGGTCACCTCGGGCCTGCGGATCGGCACCCCGGCGCTGGCCACCCGCGGCTTCACCACCGAGGACTTCCGCGAGGTCGCGGACGTCATCGCGGAGGCCCTGAAGCCCGAGTACGACGCCCCGGCGCTGCGCGCCCGCGTCACCGCGCTGGCGGACAAGCACCCGCTGTACCCCGGCCTGAAGTAG
- the gcvH gene encoding glycine cleavage system protein GcvH, translating into MSNPQHLRYTKEHEWLSATDENGVATVGITEFAASALGDVVFAQLPAVGDTVTAGETCGELESTKSVSDLYAPVTGEVVEANQDVVDDPSLVNSAPFEGGWLFKVKITDEPAELLTADAYTDFAG; encoded by the coding sequence ATGAGCAACCCCCAGCACCTCCGCTACACCAAGGAGCACGAGTGGCTGTCGGCCACGGATGAGAACGGTGTGGCGACGGTGGGTATCACCGAGTTCGCGGCCAGCGCGCTCGGAGACGTCGTCTTCGCCCAGCTCCCGGCCGTCGGCGACACCGTCACCGCGGGCGAGACCTGTGGTGAGCTGGAGTCCACCAAGTCGGTCAGCGACCTCTACGCCCCCGTCACGGGCGAGGTCGTCGAGGCCAACCAGGACGTCGTGGACGACCCCTCGCTGGTGAACTCCGCCCCCTTCGAGGGCGGCTGGCTGTTCAAGGTGAAGATCACGGACGAGCCGGCGGAGCTGCTGACCGCCGACGCGTACACGGACTTCGCCGGCTGA
- a CDS encoding ABC transporter ATP-binding protein, which yields MTTAPEPAVEIVEEPPGDRAYLDVRDLRIHFPTDDGVVKSVDGLSFRLEKGRTLGIVGESGSGKSVSSLGIMGLHTVGQYGRRKARISGEIWLDGRELLTADPEEVRRLRGREMAMIFQDPLSAMHPYFTIGAQIAEAYRTHHDTDKKTARKRAVELLDRVGIPQPDRRVDDYPHQFSGGMRQRAMIAMALVNNPALLIADEPTTALDVTVQAQILDLIRDLQKEFGSAVIIITHDLGVVAELADDILVMYGGRCVERGPAEQVFYEPQHPYTWGLLGSMPRIDREQTERLIPVKGSPPSLINVPPGCAFSPRCPYADVPGEGVTRTERPELRPVTGEKSRGHVAACHMTQEERTRIWTEEIAPKL from the coding sequence ATGACCACCGCCCCCGAGCCGGCCGTCGAGATCGTCGAGGAGCCACCGGGCGACCGCGCCTACCTGGACGTCCGGGACCTGCGCATCCACTTCCCGACCGACGACGGCGTGGTGAAGTCCGTCGACGGGCTCTCGTTCCGCCTGGAAAAGGGTCGCACGCTCGGCATCGTCGGCGAGTCCGGTTCCGGCAAGTCCGTCAGCTCGCTCGGGATCATGGGCCTGCACACCGTCGGCCAGTACGGCCGGCGCAAGGCCCGGATCTCCGGGGAGATCTGGCTCGACGGCCGGGAGCTGCTCACCGCCGACCCCGAGGAGGTCCGCCGGCTGCGCGGCCGCGAGATGGCGATGATCTTCCAGGACCCGCTGTCCGCCATGCACCCCTACTTCACCATCGGCGCGCAGATCGCCGAGGCGTACCGGACCCACCACGACACCGACAAGAAGACCGCCCGCAAACGGGCCGTCGAACTCCTCGACCGGGTCGGCATCCCGCAGCCCGACCGGCGGGTGGACGACTACCCGCACCAGTTCTCCGGCGGCATGCGGCAACGCGCCATGATCGCCATGGCGCTGGTCAACAACCCCGCCCTGCTCATCGCGGACGAGCCGACGACTGCCCTCGACGTCACCGTCCAGGCGCAGATCCTCGACCTCATCCGCGACCTGCAGAAGGAGTTCGGCTCCGCCGTCATCATCATCACCCACGACCTGGGCGTGGTCGCCGAACTGGCCGACGACATCCTCGTCATGTACGGCGGCCGCTGCGTCGAACGCGGCCCGGCCGAGCAGGTCTTCTACGAGCCCCAGCACCCCTACACCTGGGGGCTGCTCGGCTCCATGCCGCGCATCGACCGTGAGCAGACCGAACGGCTGATCCCGGTCAAGGGCTCCCCGCCCAGCCTGATCAACGTGCCACCGGGCTGCGCCTTCAGCCCGCGCTGCCCGTACGCCGACGTCCCGGGGGAGGGGGTCACCCGCACCGAGCGGCCCGAACTCCGGCCGGTGACGGGGGAGAAGAGCCGGGGCCACGTCGCCGCCTGCCACATGACGCAGGAGGAGCGGACGCGGATCTGGACCGAAGAGATCGCTCCCAAGCTGTGA